From a single Paraburkholderia edwinii genomic region:
- a CDS encoding methyl-accepting chemotaxis protein, with translation MIQQYLAAAVAAGVVTAMLAFVAHRVHRARLIKRLRVEADARIDALARDDDRHTALLAQAEDDKRELEASIEQLRDALAQQTALVDETRASLHQATENREQWTRDAQQLAREASRLKGLAGTFERWHEQMISLMTQNQDMHTKNQELSSIVRHVVIVSLNASIEAARAGQAGRGFAVVASEVRALAARSEELSKSYRDSLHRNDLTTTATFQDIQAGGKMVAASLASVESLANQFQAKLQ, from the coding sequence GTGATTCAACAGTATCTAGCAGCAGCCGTCGCCGCCGGTGTGGTGACCGCCATGCTCGCGTTCGTCGCGCATCGGGTTCATCGCGCGCGGCTGATCAAACGGTTGCGCGTCGAGGCCGATGCGCGAATCGACGCGCTCGCTCGCGACGACGACCGTCATACCGCGCTGCTGGCGCAAGCGGAAGACGACAAGCGCGAGCTCGAAGCATCGATCGAACAGCTGCGCGATGCGCTTGCGCAGCAAACGGCGCTGGTCGACGAAACGCGCGCGTCGTTGCATCAGGCGACTGAAAACCGCGAGCAATGGACGCGCGATGCGCAGCAGCTCGCTCGCGAAGCGTCGCGTCTGAAGGGCCTCGCCGGAACCTTCGAGCGCTGGCACGAACAGATGATCTCGCTGATGACGCAGAACCAGGACATGCACACGAAGAACCAGGAGCTGTCGTCGATCGTGCGGCACGTGGTGATCGTGTCGCTCAATGCGTCGATCGAGGCCGCGCGCGCGGGCCAGGCGGGACGCGGCTTCGCGGTGGTCGCAAGCGAGGTGCGCGCGCTCGCGGCGCGCTCGGAGGAGCTGTCGAAGAGCTATCGCGACAGCCTCCATCGCAACGATCTGACGACGACCGCGACGTTTCAGGACATTCAGGCGGGCGGCAAGATGGTGGCGGCGTCGCTCGCCAGCGTCGAATCGCTCGCGAACCAGTTCCAGGCAAAGCTTCAGTAG
- a CDS encoding transporter produces the protein MKLNLAPSTYGADQSGLVCSFRFVSGQPGVPIDSESVTRWLADYEANRERASGDFVWLHFNLAHVASERWMRAHLDLPDEYFEALREGSHSTRIEHQHGALLAVVNDVIFDFEKTPSDIATLWVYTHKNIMVTARLKQLRSVDRLRAAVREGEIFSTPAELLIHLMRDQADLLVQIVRTSSIEVDSIEDHFLSKQSVESRRDLGAMRRVLVRLQRLLAPEPGSIFRLLVRPPKWLSEQDVQHLRDSTEEFSLVLGDLSGLAERIKLLQEEIAARLDEQTNRTLFTLTLVTVLALPINIIAGLFGMNVGGVPLAENHHGFWVMVLTVVGLTALAGWWVFRRTGRSSGS, from the coding sequence ATGAAACTGAACCTGGCGCCTTCTACGTACGGAGCGGACCAGTCGGGTCTCGTTTGCAGCTTCCGGTTCGTTTCCGGGCAACCGGGCGTGCCGATCGACTCCGAATCCGTCACGCGCTGGCTCGCCGATTACGAAGCGAATCGCGAACGCGCGAGCGGCGATTTTGTGTGGCTGCACTTCAACCTTGCCCACGTCGCGAGCGAGCGATGGATGCGCGCGCACCTCGACCTGCCCGACGAATATTTCGAGGCGCTGCGCGAGGGCTCGCACTCCACGCGTATCGAGCATCAGCATGGCGCGCTGCTTGCGGTCGTCAACGACGTGATCTTCGACTTCGAGAAAACGCCGTCCGATATCGCGACGCTGTGGGTCTACACACATAAGAACATCATGGTCACCGCGCGCCTTAAGCAGCTGCGCTCGGTGGACCGCTTGCGCGCCGCGGTGCGCGAGGGCGAAATTTTCAGCACGCCGGCCGAATTGCTGATTCATCTGATGCGCGACCAGGCCGATCTGCTCGTGCAAATCGTGCGCACCAGCAGTATTGAAGTGGACAGTATTGAAGACCACTTCCTGTCGAAACAGTCGGTGGAGAGCCGCCGCGATCTCGGCGCGATGCGCCGCGTGCTCGTGCGCTTGCAACGGCTGCTCGCGCCGGAGCCCGGTTCGATTTTCCGCTTGCTGGTGCGCCCGCCAAAGTGGCTATCGGAACAGGACGTTCAGCATCTGCGCGATTCGACCGAAGAGTTTTCACTCGTGCTCGGCGACCTGTCAGGTCTTGCCGAACGCATCAAGCTGCTGCAGGAAGAAATTGCCGCGCGTCTCGACGAGCAGACCAACCGCACGCTGTTCACACTGACGCTCGTCACGGTGCTGGCGCTGCCGATCAATATCATTGCCGGTTTGTTCGGCATGAATGTCGGCGGGGTTCCGCTCGCGGAGAATCATCACGGCTTCTGGGTGATGGTGCTGACCGTGGTCGGCTTGACGGCGCTTGCGGGCTGGTGGGTGTTCAGACGCACGGGGCGCTCTTCGGGCAGCTGA
- a CDS encoding response regulator, whose protein sequence is MAKILVVDDSSTVRDEVAGFLKKNGLDVDTAVDGKDGLAKLKASPGTKLVISDVNMPNMDGLTMVEKIRGELGNATVNVIMLTTESSPAMKERGKAAGVKGWIVKPFKGEAVLETFRKLAG, encoded by the coding sequence ATGGCAAAGATTCTGGTAGTGGACGACTCGAGCACGGTGCGCGACGAAGTGGCCGGCTTTCTGAAGAAGAACGGCCTCGATGTCGATACCGCGGTCGACGGCAAGGACGGACTCGCCAAACTGAAGGCAAGCCCCGGCACGAAGCTCGTGATCAGCGACGTGAACATGCCGAATATGGACGGCCTGACGATGGTCGAGAAGATTCGCGGCGAGCTCGGCAATGCGACGGTCAACGTCATCATGCTGACCACCGAAAGCAGCCCGGCGATGAAGGAACGTGGCAAGGCGGCCGGCGTGAAGGGCTGGATCGTCAAGCCGTTCAAGGGCGAGGCGGTGCTCGAGACGTTCCGCAAGCTGGCTGGTTAA
- a CDS encoding HAMP domain-containing protein, with translation MTIRHRITLLVILMFVALSVIGGYAVYQTRGSATEVRKVTEGVVPSALASADLVSQVKDVQIATMTLVYAPDANMVSQAEDELKKKRETLKQALAIQGKDAASQAQKGLVTQAQESLANYFAAIDDTAKMKLAGKNEMAQAYLFANVAEYRDELEGIVETLRIEKNRQKDEAIAGLNNKLATTTTAIAAVTGIAILLLTGIGALLYRQITRPLSRMQAMMSEIAASQDFTRRVPVGRLDEIGRSIVAFNGMIEKIQENQALLKQKTADIQAMLQNMQQGILTVVDGAVIHSEYSAYLEAIFETNDIAGRSLMDLVFADTDLGADDLSQIDAATFACLGEDAINFEFNQHLLVSEIAKHMPDGRVKTLDLSWSAITDETDTIVRLMLCVRDVTELRKLAAEAGEQKRRLEMIGEILAVNEEKFHHFIDSASGFVSENERIIRKHELPDGSAIAELFRNMHTIKGNARTYNLQHLTNVVHETEQRYEELRRDDAERVWDQEQLMTELDRVREAIDSYAKINEISLGRKRLARRGGADRYLMVDKDHIAHSLKLLETANTGDVDALVTMRDALHRMLRVLGTESVAETLSGVLDSLPSLAAELGKDAPVVRIDDNGYRLRSQAGATMKNVFMHLLRNSMDHGIETAAARTAQGKTAAGAIDIEVGVDNHALQVTLSDDGRGLALSRIRSIAVERGWIDAHAQVSDEEIAEFIFRPGFSTAEQVTEVSGRGVGMDAVRDFLNREHGSIELRFTDDHRGAEFRQFQTIVCLPDSLAVDSLGTDARSDDTAQSSSIGHGHLAG, from the coding sequence ATGACTATCCGTCATCGCATTACGCTTTTAGTGATTTTGATGTTCGTCGCTCTGTCTGTTATCGGCGGTTATGCCGTGTACCAGACCAGAGGGAGCGCAACCGAAGTCAGGAAGGTGACGGAAGGCGTCGTGCCCAGCGCACTCGCGTCCGCCGACCTCGTCTCGCAGGTCAAGGACGTGCAGATTGCCACGATGACGCTCGTCTACGCGCCCGATGCGAACATGGTCTCGCAGGCTGAAGACGAGCTGAAGAAAAAGCGCGAAACGCTGAAGCAGGCGCTCGCCATCCAGGGCAAAGACGCCGCAAGCCAGGCGCAAAAAGGGCTTGTGACGCAAGCGCAGGAAAGCCTCGCCAACTACTTCGCCGCCATCGACGACACCGCGAAAATGAAGCTCGCGGGCAAGAACGAAATGGCGCAGGCGTATCTGTTCGCGAATGTCGCTGAGTACCGCGACGAACTCGAAGGCATCGTCGAGACGCTGCGTATCGAGAAAAACCGCCAGAAAGACGAGGCCATCGCCGGCCTGAACAACAAGCTTGCGACCACCACCACGGCGATCGCCGCCGTCACCGGTATCGCGATCCTGCTGCTGACCGGCATCGGCGCGCTGCTGTACCGCCAGATCACGCGTCCGCTGTCGCGCATGCAGGCGATGATGAGCGAAATCGCTGCGAGCCAGGACTTTACGCGCCGCGTGCCGGTGGGCCGCCTCGATGAAATCGGCCGCTCGATCGTTGCGTTCAACGGCATGATCGAAAAGATCCAGGAAAACCAGGCGCTGCTCAAGCAGAAGACCGCCGATATCCAGGCGATGCTGCAAAACATGCAGCAGGGCATTCTGACCGTGGTCGACGGTGCGGTGATTCACTCGGAGTATTCGGCCTACCTCGAAGCGATCTTCGAAACGAACGACATCGCCGGCCGTTCGCTGATGGATCTCGTGTTCGCCGATACCGATCTCGGCGCGGACGATCTTTCGCAGATCGATGCGGCGACGTTCGCCTGCCTCGGCGAAGATGCGATCAACTTCGAGTTTAACCAGCACTTGCTGGTCAGCGAAATTGCGAAGCACATGCCCGATGGCCGCGTGAAGACGCTCGACCTGAGCTGGTCCGCGATTACCGATGAAACCGACACGATCGTGCGCCTGATGTTGTGCGTGCGCGACGTGACCGAGCTGCGCAAGCTCGCGGCCGAAGCGGGCGAACAGAAGCGCCGCCTCGAGATGATCGGCGAAATTCTCGCGGTGAACGAAGAGAAGTTCCATCACTTCATCGACAGCGCAAGCGGCTTCGTCAGCGAGAACGAGCGGATTATCCGCAAGCACGAACTGCCGGACGGCAGCGCGATTGCCGAGCTGTTCCGCAATATGCACACGATCAAGGGCAATGCGCGCACGTACAACCTGCAGCATCTGACGAACGTCGTGCACGAAACCGAGCAGCGTTACGAGGAACTGCGTCGCGACGACGCCGAGCGCGTGTGGGATCAGGAACAGCTGATGACCGAACTCGACCGCGTGCGCGAGGCGATCGACAGCTACGCGAAGATCAACGAAATCAGCCTGGGCCGCAAGCGTCTCGCGCGCCGCGGCGGCGCCGACCGCTATCTGATGGTCGACAAGGACCATATCGCGCACAGCCTGAAACTGCTCGAGACCGCGAATACCGGTGACGTCGATGCGCTCGTGACGATGCGCGATGCGCTGCACCGCATGCTGCGCGTGCTCGGCACGGAAAGCGTGGCCGAAACGCTGTCGGGCGTGCTCGATTCGCTGCCGTCGCTGGCGGCCGAACTGGGCAAGGATGCGCCGGTCGTGCGCATCGATGACAACGGCTACCGCCTGCGCAGCCAGGCCGGCGCCACGATGAAGAACGTGTTCATGCACCTGCTGCGCAACTCGATGGACCACGGCATCGAGACGGCTGCGGCGCGCACGGCGCAAGGCAAGACGGCCGCGGGTGCGATCGATATCGAAGTGGGCGTGGACAATCATGCGCTGCAGGTCACGCTGAGCGACGACGGGCGCGGCCTCGCACTGAGCCGGATTCGCTCGATCGCCGTCGAGCGCGGCTGGATCGACGCCCATGCGCAAGTCAGCGATGAAGAGATCGCGGAGTTTATCTTCCGGCCGGGCTTCTCGACGGCCGAGCAGGTGACGGAAGTGTCGGGCCGCGGCGTCGGCATGGATGCAGTTCGCGATTTCCTCAATCGCGAACACGGCAGCATCGAACTGCGCTTCACCGACGACCACAGGGGCGCCGAGTTCCGCCAGTTCCAGACGATTGTCTGCCTGCCGGACAGCCTCGCGGTGGATAGCCTCGGTACGGACGCGCGCAGCGACGACACGGCGCAATCGTCGTCGATCGGCCACGGTCATCTGGCCGGTTGA
- a CDS encoding selenium-binding family protein translates to MATWKPDPTFYPSARLAGSAPKETLAYVASFDPSRKMPDDIAVVDVDAASADYGKIVNRVEMPNVGDELHHFGWNACSSCLCPNAPHPHSERRYLVVPGLRSSRIHIIDTKPDGRNPKIVRVLEPDEVASKGGYTRPHTVHCGPAGIYVAALANEKGEAPGGIFLMDHETFDIRGHWEIDRGPQELAYDAWWHLGYDTVVTSEWGLPATFENGLVPEVLLGGKYGHRLHFWDINTRKHKQVIDFGAENQLVFELRPAHNPTMAHGFVNSVISLKDLSSSIWTWYREGNEWAVRKVIEIPAEPADADALPPMLKGFGAVPPLVTDIALSLDDRYLYVSCWGTGDLRQYDVSDPFHPELTGTVRIGGIVSRATHAGASGNPLNGGPQMVEVSRDGKRVYFTNSLYGVIDDQFYPDGLNGWMVKLDAAPGGGLAFDSKFFLEWPATHRPHQIRLEGGDGSSDSYCYP, encoded by the coding sequence ATGGCGACGTGGAAACCCGATCCCACCTTCTACCCGTCGGCACGGCTCGCAGGCAGCGCGCCGAAGGAGACGCTCGCGTATGTCGCGAGCTTCGACCCCTCGCGGAAAATGCCGGACGATATCGCCGTGGTCGATGTCGATGCCGCATCCGCGGACTACGGGAAAATCGTCAACCGCGTCGAGATGCCGAATGTCGGCGACGAGCTGCATCACTTCGGCTGGAACGCGTGCAGTTCCTGCCTGTGCCCCAACGCGCCGCATCCGCATTCGGAACGACGCTATCTTGTCGTGCCGGGGCTGCGCTCGTCGCGCATTCATATCATCGACACCAAGCCCGACGGCCGGAACCCAAAGATCGTGCGCGTGCTCGAGCCCGACGAAGTCGCGTCGAAAGGCGGCTATACGCGTCCGCATACGGTCCATTGCGGACCGGCCGGCATCTATGTCGCGGCGCTTGCCAACGAGAAAGGGGAAGCGCCGGGCGGCATCTTCCTGATGGATCATGAAACGTTCGATATTCGCGGCCACTGGGAAATCGACCGCGGCCCGCAGGAGCTCGCGTACGACGCGTGGTGGCATCTCGGCTACGACACGGTCGTCACGAGCGAATGGGGGCTGCCCGCGACATTCGAAAACGGCCTTGTGCCGGAGGTGCTGCTCGGCGGCAAATATGGCCACCGCCTGCACTTCTGGGACATCAACACGCGCAAACATAAGCAGGTGATCGATTTCGGCGCGGAAAACCAGCTCGTTTTCGAACTGCGCCCCGCGCATAACCCGACGATGGCGCATGGCTTCGTCAACTCGGTGATCAGCCTCAAGGACCTCTCGTCGTCGATCTGGACGTGGTACCGCGAAGGCAACGAGTGGGCGGTGCGCAAGGTCATCGAAATTCCCGCCGAGCCGGCCGATGCGGATGCGCTGCCGCCGATGCTCAAAGGCTTCGGCGCGGTGCCGCCGCTCGTCACCGATATCGCGCTGTCGCTCGACGACCGTTACCTCTACGTCTCGTGCTGGGGCACCGGCGACCTGCGTCAGTACGATGTGTCGGACCCATTCCATCCGGAGCTGACGGGCACGGTACGCATCGGCGGCATCGTGTCGCGCGCGACGCACGCGGGCGCGAGCGGCAATCCGTTGAACGGCGGACCGCAAATGGTCGAAGTGAGCCGCGACGGCAAGCGCGTTTACTTCACGAACTCGCTGTACGGCGTGATCGACGACCAGTTCTATCCGGACGGGCTCAACGGCTGGATGGTCAAGCTCGATGCGGCGCCGGGCGGCGGCCTTGCGTTCGACTCGAAGTTTTTCCTCGAATGGCCGGCCACGCATCGTCCGCATCAGATTCGCCTCGAAGGCGGCGACGGTTCGTCCGACTCGTACTGCTATCCGTAA
- a CDS encoding MgtC/SapB family protein: protein MLSGPVLNEALLRMVIAMLVGCIIGIDRNMRGKPTGVKTLGLVGLGSCLVTMAGAGFALHGVAGSDATSRAIQGIVTGIGFLGAGVIVQNAATDKIRGLTTAASIWVTAALGIVCGVGAWSIALIATFLFMVLLILGRIAEHALHRYWLAKPQEHRDAMIENEE, encoded by the coding sequence ATGCTGTCCGGTCCCGTTCTTAACGAAGCGTTGCTGCGGATGGTGATCGCCATGCTGGTCGGCTGCATCATCGGCATCGATCGCAACATGCGCGGCAAGCCGACCGGCGTCAAGACGCTCGGCCTTGTCGGGCTCGGCTCGTGCCTCGTGACGATGGCCGGCGCGGGTTTCGCGCTGCACGGGGTGGCCGGTAGCGACGCGACGTCGCGCGCGATTCAGGGCATCGTGACCGGCATCGGTTTTCTGGGCGCCGGCGTGATCGTGCAGAACGCGGCCACCGACAAGATTCGCGGCCTGACGACGGCAGCATCGATATGGGTGACCGCGGCGCTCGGCATTGTGTGCGGTGTCGGCGCCTGGTCGATTGCATTGATCGCGACGTTTCTATTTATGGTGTTGCTGATTCTGGGCCGCATTGCCGAGCATGCGCTGCATCGTTATTGGCTGGCGAAACCGCAGGAACACCGCGACGCGATGATCGAGAACGAGGAGTAG
- a CDS encoding phospholipase D-like domain-containing protein, with translation MAVVVRAYLSPTLVLLAFDWPQGKGRDDFLGFAIKRTPGFFDTSGKTRETSSWLPNRITFDGPVPDVQRDAPTNTAPIQKFMWWDARIDPPDRQQHFEYQVYPVTGKPSAPELLESEAATCRIILPGHIEQGIGSWFNRAVVSSQAFARMVNALHLKAGEAPSKAEALRLRTWLANDIEDTFKTVFADAQRAVAAVYHLTDTLWALPAFEAFGKAHGKAKLALVYDAHQVREKGKTLPSPNQPAVNALEGIATLSARTKTHIMHDKFIVSDDGNGGSRPAQLLTGSANFTTEGLTEQANVLHLFESAALAQLYSDRAASLAQNPTIGDTAKLTAGWSDPVTVGAAKVRVCFSPEPKDQRTQIDTIVDAIGAAKHSVVFCLFMPTDAPLRDACFKAGDNGLMMFGLVNHISEKSAEDAEQAQQDGKVLNTTQLANLELYHRSKEQKDVIDAAFFSPATVPEGFMPELQLFPGEHAPPFAPVIIHHKFLVIDAEGDNPIVYTGSANMSNNSEHFNDENLLEIRDKRIAGIYLAEFLRLYEHYRARAIAISDQQSSHKRERLVLQPNGSWADKYFVEGSPEEKARVALAHQAKD, from the coding sequence ATGGCTGTCGTCGTGCGCGCTTATCTGTCCCCCACGCTGGTGCTGCTGGCATTCGACTGGCCGCAAGGCAAAGGCCGGGACGATTTTCTCGGCTTCGCGATCAAACGGACGCCGGGCTTTTTCGATACCTCCGGTAAAACGCGCGAAACGAGCAGCTGGCTGCCCAACCGGATTACCTTCGACGGACCGGTGCCCGACGTGCAGCGCGACGCGCCAACCAACACCGCGCCGATCCAGAAGTTCATGTGGTGGGACGCGCGCATCGATCCGCCGGACCGGCAGCAGCATTTCGAATATCAGGTCTACCCGGTGACCGGCAAGCCATCCGCGCCTGAGCTGCTCGAAAGCGAAGCGGCCACGTGCCGCATTATCTTGCCGGGCCATATCGAACAAGGGATAGGCAGCTGGTTCAATCGCGCGGTGGTCAGTTCGCAAGCGTTTGCGCGAATGGTCAACGCGCTGCATCTGAAAGCTGGCGAAGCGCCATCGAAAGCCGAGGCACTGCGGCTTCGCACCTGGCTTGCGAACGATATCGAGGATACGTTCAAGACGGTATTCGCCGATGCGCAGCGCGCAGTCGCCGCCGTGTATCACCTGACCGATACGCTGTGGGCATTGCCCGCCTTCGAAGCGTTCGGCAAGGCGCACGGCAAGGCAAAGCTCGCGCTCGTCTACGACGCGCATCAGGTGCGCGAAAAAGGCAAGACCTTGCCGTCGCCGAACCAGCCGGCCGTCAACGCACTCGAAGGCATCGCGACGCTCTCGGCGCGGACCAAGACACACATCATGCACGACAAATTTATCGTGAGCGACGACGGCAACGGCGGATCGCGGCCTGCGCAATTGTTGACAGGCTCGGCAAACTTCACGACCGAGGGGCTGACCGAGCAGGCAAACGTGCTGCATCTGTTCGAATCGGCGGCGCTTGCACAGCTTTATAGCGATCGCGCGGCGAGCCTTGCGCAGAACCCGACGATTGGCGACACCGCGAAGCTGACCGCCGGCTGGTCCGATCCGGTTACGGTCGGCGCTGCGAAGGTTCGCGTGTGCTTTTCACCCGAGCCTAAAGACCAGCGCACGCAGATCGATACGATTGTCGATGCGATCGGCGCGGCAAAACATTCAGTGGTGTTCTGCCTGTTTATGCCAACCGACGCGCCGCTGCGCGACGCATGCTTCAAAGCGGGCGACAACGGGCTCATGATGTTCGGGCTCGTCAATCACATCAGCGAAAAATCGGCCGAAGATGCTGAGCAGGCCCAGCAGGACGGCAAGGTGCTCAATACCACCCAACTGGCGAACCTCGAGCTCTATCACCGCAGCAAGGAGCAGAAGGATGTGATCGACGCCGCGTTCTTTTCGCCGGCCACCGTGCCCGAAGGATTCATGCCCGAGTTGCAGCTTTTCCCCGGCGAACATGCGCCGCCGTTTGCGCCGGTGATCATCCACCACAAGTTTCTCGTGATCGACGCGGAAGGCGACAACCCGATCGTCTATACGGGCTCCGCGAATATGAGCAACAACTCCGAGCATTTCAACGACGAGAACCTGCTCGAGATTCGCGACAAGCGTATCGCGGGGATTTATCTCGCCGAGTTCTTGCGCTTATACGAACACTATCGGGCCCGCGCGATTGCGATTAGCGACCAGCAGAGCAGTCATAAGCGCGAGCGGCTCGTGTTGCAGCCGAATGGGTCGTGGGCCGATAAGTACTTTGTCGAGGGGAGCCCGGAGGAGAAAGCGCGCGTCGCACTTGCGCACCAGGCGAAGGATTGA
- a CDS encoding TolC family protein, whose translation MYRHTFSALLLVFTLTATAAPAEPLTLDDALALAEQNNPQLRSARFNADSTSGAIMQAAARPNPSLSFLQEGLSGTDRTSTALINQTIELGGKRNARLDVASYRREAALASLDSRAATLQADVASAFYGLLAAQRQLQVAEESARLAARSAGIAERRALAGKVSPVEATKARVAASAADIEAANARRRLATALDTLANTTGSEAPRERAATGDLDTLPSIEPLAQLLPRIDSAPDSRAARAEALRATAAIAVEKAKRIPDLTISAGMKRISTTGAPINQAVIGISIPLPIFDTNKGALLEAAHQAEKADADVDAARARLRLELSQAYAAYETAADEAHRLKADVLPAAREALDAMSRGYELGKFGFLDVLDAQRTLFQGESQYVTALGDAHRAYAEISRLVGAPTSASASSFNRDAISSTGY comes from the coding sequence ATGTATAGACACACATTTTCAGCATTGCTTCTGGTTTTCACGTTGACGGCGACAGCGGCTCCCGCAGAACCTCTCACGCTCGACGACGCACTCGCGCTCGCCGAGCAAAACAATCCGCAATTGCGCAGTGCCCGTTTCAATGCCGATTCGACGAGCGGTGCCATCATGCAGGCCGCCGCGCGCCCGAATCCATCGTTGTCGTTCTTGCAGGAAGGACTGAGCGGTACGGACCGCACATCGACCGCGCTCATCAACCAGACAATCGAGCTCGGCGGAAAGCGCAACGCGCGTCTCGATGTGGCGTCGTACCGGCGCGAGGCCGCGCTCGCATCGCTCGATAGCCGTGCTGCCACGTTGCAGGCGGATGTCGCGAGCGCGTTTTATGGCCTGCTGGCCGCGCAACGTCAATTGCAGGTAGCCGAAGAGTCGGCGCGACTCGCCGCACGCTCCGCCGGTATCGCCGAACGGCGCGCGCTTGCGGGCAAGGTGTCGCCGGTCGAGGCGACAAAGGCGCGCGTTGCGGCCAGCGCCGCCGACATCGAGGCGGCCAACGCGCGCCGCCGCCTTGCCACCGCGCTCGACACGCTGGCAAATACGACCGGCAGCGAGGCGCCGCGCGAGCGCGCCGCAACGGGCGATCTCGATACGCTTCCGTCCATCGAGCCTTTAGCCCAGCTTCTGCCGCGCATCGACAGCGCACCCGATTCGCGAGCGGCACGCGCCGAGGCATTGCGCGCCACTGCGGCGATCGCAGTGGAAAAGGCAAAGCGGATTCCGGACCTCACGATCAGCGCCGGCATGAAGCGCATCTCGACCACGGGCGCCCCGATCAATCAGGCGGTGATCGGCATCTCGATTCCGTTGCCGATCTTCGATACGAACAAGGGCGCGCTGCTCGAAGCCGCGCATCAGGCGGAAAAAGCCGATGCGGACGTGGATGCCGCGCGCGCCCGTCTGCGGCTCGAATTGTCGCAAGCGTATGCCGCGTACGAAACCGCCGCCGACGAGGCGCACCGCCTGAAAGCCGATGTACTGCCCGCGGCGCGGGAGGCACTTGACGCGATGTCGCGCGGCTACGAGCTCGGCAAGTTTGGTTTCCTCGATGTGCTCGATGCACAACGCACGCTGTTTCAGGGCGAATCGCAATACGTGACGGCGCTTGGCGATGCGCATCGCGCGTACGCGGAGATAAGCCGGCTGGTTGGCGCACCGACATCCGCATCCGCATCTTCATTCAATCGCGATGCGATCTCTTCTACAGGCTACTGA
- a CDS encoding chemotaxis protein CheX gives MNLNKPVSKVLVLDESPLHMDTIKRFCDENNLVGVKVRKSRLLSVLRANIDLGAILLDENYGGSLDEAAAIANRVYAVRPELPIIMRRETRTALDDLPESLRQIICAAYVASDMSPLREVIDRYIFSLDYPNVLVRGISEISESKLSTLFKDFTITCAPPTIVRDRIIFGEVFSLIALESAWCRGYMMIQAEEEPLLALLDRRGAGDGTADFRDLNDLLGELTNLIWGAFKNRYLGDADTLARAQVQVPLLVNHRQKYISFGSENPQLCFVYTITDEESGRSVNLHQRFVFSLSWSPEEFREITEQPGTTVEAGELDLF, from the coding sequence ATGAACCTCAACAAACCGGTCAGCAAGGTGCTGGTGCTCGACGAGAGCCCGCTGCACATGGACACCATCAAGCGCTTCTGCGACGAGAACAACCTCGTCGGCGTGAAGGTGCGCAAAAGCCGCCTGCTGTCCGTGCTGCGCGCGAATATCGACCTCGGCGCGATCCTGCTCGACGAAAACTACGGCGGCTCGCTCGACGAGGCCGCGGCGATCGCGAATCGCGTCTATGCGGTGCGCCCTGAATTGCCGATCATCATGCGGCGCGAAACGCGCACGGCGCTTGACGATCTGCCCGAGAGCCTTCGGCAGATTATCTGCGCGGCCTACGTGGCGTCGGATATGTCGCCGCTGCGCGAGGTGATCGACCGCTATATTTTCAGCCTCGATTATCCGAATGTGCTCGTGCGCGGCATTTCGGAAATCAGCGAGTCGAAGCTCTCGACGCTGTTCAAGGACTTCACGATTACCTGCGCGCCGCCGACCATCGTGCGCGACCGCATTATCTTCGGCGAGGTGTTCAGCCTGATCGCGCTCGAAAGTGCGTGGTGCCGCGGCTACATGATGATTCAGGCGGAAGAGGAGCCGCTGCTCGCGCTGCTCGACCGGCGCGGCGCCGGCGACGGCACGGCTGACTTCCGCGACCTCAACGATCTGCTCGGCGAACTGACCAACCTGATCTGGGGCGCGTTCAAGAACCGCTATCTGGGCGATGCCGACACGCTCGCGCGTGCCCAGGTGCAAGTGCCGCTGCTCGTCAATCACCGGCAGAAATACATTTCGTTCGGCTCGGAAAACCCGCAACTGTGCTTCGTCTACACGATCACGGACGAGGAATCGGGCCGTTCGGTCAATCTGCATCAACGATTCGTGTTCAGCCTCAGCTGGTCGCCCGAGGAATTCAGGGAGATTACCGAGCAGCCGGGCACGACCGTCGAAGCGGGCGAACTCGATCTCTTCTGA